The following are encoded in a window of Paenibacillaceae bacterium GAS479 genomic DNA:
- a CDS encoding Copper amine oxidase N-terminal domain-containing protein, which produces MKDQTRTSKAALLVLAAMLSVPAAGGVASAETGKKPEFAFSAAKGAASKPAVFASTTSGKSAGTSVSAKPVNAITASASIIIEGKVLGLDKGTSVFLHQGRAYLPLRAAAEALGLHAVWENKYKTLSLWEPEAAQREALAAKLANRLKNSGLSSNGGAKLGLIPTPVKFFMKGKEVVLPSGQQVFTASGTLYVPLRFAAELTGATVQWDAKKAKIVIEGAVSAGSGAGGESGLSGGGEAGNGGGSGGSGGDKNEGQPTPAPSTPPASGGVGTPPGGGLPQLPGPVNPPTPAPPGSVSPTPAPQPPTAPPTAPTPTPIPPTPVGPTEEKIHQQAREAADALRNKCRQELVALALTYTAATTDAQKAKARQEGSAVFASCNASFERIMSDTKQQLEAGGYPITKLDVYRTEYERELAEGKAMLEGLLGKG; this is translated from the coding sequence TTGAAGGATCAGACTCGAACAAGCAAAGCGGCATTGCTCGTACTAGCAGCAATGCTATCTGTACCTGCAGCGGGAGGAGTAGCTTCAGCGGAGACTGGCAAAAAGCCGGAATTCGCATTCTCAGCAGCAAAAGGAGCAGCGTCAAAACCAGCAGTTTTCGCCTCGACTACGTCAGGCAAGTCGGCTGGCACCTCTGTGTCTGCTAAGCCAGTAAACGCAATAACCGCCTCTGCCTCGATCATCATCGAAGGCAAGGTGCTTGGACTCGACAAAGGGACCTCGGTATTTCTGCATCAGGGAAGAGCTTACTTGCCGCTAAGAGCAGCGGCGGAAGCACTCGGACTGCATGCGGTATGGGAGAACAAATATAAAACACTGTCGCTATGGGAGCCTGAGGCAGCGCAGCGTGAAGCTTTGGCTGCGAAGCTGGCGAATCGCTTGAAGAACAGCGGACTTTCCTCCAATGGCGGAGCGAAGCTGGGGCTGATTCCTACACCGGTCAAGTTTTTCATGAAGGGGAAAGAAGTAGTGCTGCCTTCCGGTCAGCAAGTGTTTACCGCATCTGGAACGCTATATGTGCCGCTGCGCTTCGCGGCTGAGCTAACCGGAGCCACAGTGCAATGGGATGCCAAAAAAGCGAAAATTGTAATTGAAGGGGCAGTGTCTGCCGGTAGCGGGGCTGGCGGTGAGAGCGGCCTGAGCGGCGGCGGAGAAGCCGGAAATGGCGGCGGTTCCGGCGGCTCAGGAGGCGACAAGAACGAAGGCCAACCGACTCCAGCACCAAGCACGCCGCCTGCTTCGGGCGGTGTTGGCACGCCGCCGGGAGGCGGTCTGCCGCAACTGCCGGGACCAGTTAATCCACCTACACCAGCTCCACCTGGATCGGTTTCACCTACACCAGCACCACAACCACCAACGGCACCGCCGACTGCTCCAACACCGACGCCAATACCACCAACTCCAGTAGGACCAACGGAGGAAAAGATTCATCAGCAGGCGCGCGAAGCTGCTGATGCGCTGCGCAACAAGTGTCGGCAGGAACTCGTAGCGTTGGCGCTTACTTATACGGCAGCCACTACGGATGCACAAAAAGCAAAAGCTAGGCAAGAAGGAAGTGCGGTGTTTGCTTCTTGCAATGCTTCCTTCGAGCGCATCATGAGCGATACGAAGCAGCAGCTCGAGGCTGGAGGGTATCCCATCACAAAGCTGGATGTTTACCGTACCGAATACGAGAGAGAGCTGGCGGAAGGCAAAGCCATGCTTGAGGGACTGCTTGGCAAAGGTTAA
- a CDS encoding Transcriptional regulator, contains XRE-family HTH domain: MFAKRLKALRKKRKLTMQEVADFVGVAKSTYAGYESGYRQPTLESIQTIARRLNTTSDYLLGLTEYAEPVEPSSNAREWLNLQQLHWDGIPLEVEDVELIRLLLERVVRERVVRNDETGNG, encoded by the coding sequence ATGTTCGCGAAACGACTCAAAGCGCTGCGCAAAAAAAGAAAGCTCACCATGCAGGAAGTAGCCGATTTTGTAGGAGTTGCTAAAAGCACTTACGCCGGCTATGAGTCGGGATACCGCCAACCCACTCTGGAATCCATCCAGACGATTGCCCGCAGGCTGAATACAACATCGGACTATTTGCTCGGCCTGACCGAGTATGCCGAGCCCGTTGAGCCTAGCAGCAACGCCAGGGAATGGCTAAACCTTCAGCAACTGCACTGGGACGGCATTCCACTCGAAGTAGAGGATGTCGAACTCATTCGTTTACTATTGGAGCGCGTCGTAAGAGAAAGAGTAGTCCGCAATGACGAAACCGGCAATGGCTGA
- a CDS encoding HNH endonuclease, giving the protein MDTKQCAVCGRDKPEGAFPKRTGRKGRRGTCRACQRRRKRDSGDGGVEVHLQPSPATRRAATRPVAITPQLTASQPEGRPQVPPLTPALVSAHVRERTDELPVASAEQHSREDMDGACNEETGPAKRKRKRRRRRKSRKVSLVGHSHTPGTRLPFKPIKPFKGLFTYDPSVLNDRGTGMIQLRGRRESGKRWHTEIERDIAIRMVQEGAAGILHPRLIHKLYTKSDFRLLILQRDNYICHYCGRFGDTIDHVFPKSKGGLSTPANCVCACSACNLKKADTLPDYL; this is encoded by the coding sequence ATGGATACCAAACAATGCGCCGTATGCGGCCGCGACAAACCAGAGGGAGCATTTCCTAAGCGCACCGGTCGCAAAGGGCGCAGGGGCACATGTCGAGCTTGCCAACGTCGAAGAAAGAGGGATTCTGGCGATGGCGGAGTAGAAGTTCACCTGCAGCCTTCACCGGCTACGCGCCGGGCTGCAACGCGGCCGGTGGCCATAACGCCGCAGTTGACCGCTTCCCAGCCGGAAGGTCGGCCTCAGGTTCCGCCGCTTACGCCAGCCCTCGTTTCGGCCCATGTTAGGGAGAGAACGGATGAGCTTCCAGTTGCCTCGGCCGAGCAGCATTCTCGTGAAGATATGGATGGGGCTTGTAATGAGGAGACGGGGCCAGCTAAGCGCAAGCGTAAGCGCCGACGCCGTCGCAAATCCCGCAAGGTTTCCCTCGTGGGGCATTCCCATACGCCCGGTACTAGGCTTCCTTTTAAACCGATCAAGCCGTTTAAGGGGTTATTTACTTATGACCCGTCGGTGCTTAATGATCGTGGCACAGGCATGATTCAGCTAAGGGGTCGCCGAGAGAGCGGTAAACGCTGGCACACGGAGATCGAACGCGATATTGCGATACGTATGGTTCAAGAGGGTGCAGCCGGCATTCTTCATCCGCGGCTTATTCATAAGCTGTATACCAAGAGCGATTTCCGGCTGCTGATCTTGCAGCGTGACAATTACATCTGCCATTATTGCGGCCGTTTTGGCGATACGATCGACCATGTGTTCCCTAAATCCAAGGGAGGACTGAGCACGCCCGCGAACTGTGTATGTGCGTGCTCGGCCTGCAATCTCAAAAAGGCGGATACGTTGCCAGACTATCTATAA
- a CDS encoding 3D (Asp-Asp-Asp) domain-containing protein has translation MKIKSMLRPIVKPAAAALAGLIILTAPAQAFAATDYKAKTGDTFWKLSRSFDVPLQKLMSFNKDVKPTNIYPGMTLSIPASAKSNSSITKSSKKNNSVKAASTKGIQMLTKDDGAKHIIAPSGTSYKIGRTLNIKASAYTSAASENGKWGAVDYFGNPLKVGTVAVDPKEIPLGTKLYITGYDYNGLPDGGMIATASDVGGAIKGERIDLFVPGTTSQAKVFGYQWVKVHVLK, from the coding sequence ATGAAAATCAAGTCCATGCTCCGCCCAATCGTTAAACCTGCCGCCGCCGCTCTGGCTGGCCTAATTATTTTAACTGCTCCCGCTCAGGCATTTGCCGCGACGGATTATAAGGCTAAAACTGGTGATACATTCTGGAAACTGTCCCGCAGCTTCGATGTACCGCTCCAAAAGCTGATGTCTTTTAATAAAGATGTGAAGCCAACTAATATTTACCCTGGAATGACGCTGTCCATTCCTGCCAGTGCCAAGAGCAACAGCAGCATTACGAAAAGCAGCAAAAAGAACAACAGCGTGAAGGCAGCTTCGACAAAAGGCATCCAGATGCTCACGAAGGATGATGGAGCGAAACATATCATTGCTCCTTCCGGTACTTCGTACAAGATCGGCCGTACGTTGAACATCAAAGCGAGCGCCTACACATCAGCTGCTTCGGAAAATGGCAAATGGGGAGCCGTGGATTACTTCGGCAATCCGTTGAAAGTTGGAACGGTCGCTGTTGATCCGAAGGAAATCCCGCTCGGAACGAAGCTGTACATTACAGGCTACGATTACAATGGTCTGCCTGATGGCGGTATGATCGCTACAGCTTCTGATGTTGGCGGTGCCATCAAGGGCGAAAGAATCGATCTATTCGTGCCAGGTACGACTTCACAGGCCAAGGTTTTTGGTTACCAGTGGGTTAAGGTACATGTACTGAAATAA
- a CDS encoding Peptidoglycan/xylan/chitin deacetylase, PgdA/CDA1 family codes for MNFACKRDNNIRMIRTIIGLILPLLLVAGVSGCGRFSTLQQKAPPEGDLYTAHNDSVSVPANAVTQSKPRRVSWITLARNYPGAFATRGPTSSRRVALTFDDVPDLKYTPQVLDILAHEKVKATFFVVGERAAKHPEMVRRIIAEGHSVGNHSYDHTSYARLSMSKFEDQIERTSNILHSQIGYTPRFLRPPYGEITPAQLMWTQSRGYFVANWNVDTEDWKGLSAERILRNVKRTLGPGSIILQHAGGGVGEDLSGTVKALPRLIRILKQKGYELVTIPEMFSESQELESMRLY; via the coding sequence GTGAACTTCGCATGCAAGCGCGACAACAACATACGCATGATACGAACCATTATCGGTCTTATTTTGCCCCTCCTGCTCGTAGCAGGAGTATCTGGGTGCGGACGTTTTAGCACTCTGCAGCAAAAAGCCCCCCCTGAAGGTGACCTTTACACTGCACACAACGACTCGGTATCCGTACCAGCTAATGCCGTCACTCAGTCTAAGCCGCGCCGCGTTTCCTGGATTACACTGGCCCGAAATTACCCTGGTGCTTTCGCCACTCGTGGACCCACTTCATCGAGACGGGTCGCGTTGACCTTTGACGATGTGCCTGATCTCAAATATACACCCCAGGTACTAGACATTCTCGCTCATGAAAAGGTGAAGGCAACCTTCTTTGTTGTAGGGGAGCGTGCCGCGAAACATCCCGAGATGGTTCGCCGCATCATCGCGGAGGGTCATTCCGTCGGCAATCATTCCTATGACCATACCTCTTATGCCCGCCTCTCCATGAGCAAGTTTGAGGATCAGATCGAGCGGACGAGTAACATACTGCATAGCCAGATCGGATATACGCCGCGCTTCCTTCGCCCGCCATACGGCGAGATCACACCAGCACAGCTGATGTGGACGCAGAGCAGAGGATATTTTGTGGCCAACTGGAATGTCGACACAGAAGATTGGAAAGGACTCAGTGCTGAGCGAATTCTCCGCAACGTAAAGAGGACGCTCGGTCCGGGCAGCATCATCCTCCAACACGCTGGAGGCGGCGTAGGAGAAGATCTGAGCGGCACGGTTAAGGCACTGCCAAGATTGATCCGCATACTCAAGCAGAAGGGCTACGAGCTCGTCACGATACCAGAGATGTTTAGCGAGTCGCAAGAGCTGGAAAGCATGCGCCTATATTGA
- a CDS encoding methyl-accepting chemotaxis protein gives MEWYHALSIKQKVRVGIYASLAVSVLFFLILSLIAGSPIWPVAVALVVGAAASYPLASVVEKSLTGSIEDMTLVAYRIAKGDFTQRVDTSSSSLGQLAHSFNSMIDKLREILADTSRISRLVNDTSTIIYDKNSQVKSVMEQVALSAGELATGANEISEEVGDMSESIREIENKVSSYADSSRLMNERSEVALQLVQRGQQSVETQAEGTRRTAEAASHVSSAIARLSEAASGISAITRTISDLAEQTNLLSLNASIEAARAGEHGKGFAVVAQEVRKLAEESTASTKEVFNLVKGIESGLKDATANMKINEKAVELQSEMLQETEAVFSEIVSSMHFISEQIQLFAKESESMQDNARTISLAIGNISAITQQSAAGTQQVSSSMNGQIDSIQSVVEETARMQQMASQLQRTIQIFKI, from the coding sequence ATGGAATGGTATCATGCTCTTTCAATCAAACAAAAAGTCCGCGTTGGCATTTATGCCTCGTTGGCCGTATCCGTTTTATTCTTCCTAATTTTGAGCTTAATTGCAGGATCACCAATCTGGCCAGTCGCTGTGGCGTTAGTCGTTGGCGCCGCTGCATCCTATCCCCTCGCTTCAGTTGTCGAGAAATCGCTAACGGGTTCGATTGAAGATATGACCTTGGTCGCTTACCGAATTGCCAAAGGCGACTTTACACAGCGCGTCGACACCTCCAGTTCTTCCTTGGGGCAGCTCGCCCATTCCTTCAACAGCATGATCGATAAGCTGCGCGAAATTCTCGCTGACACGTCCCGCATCAGCCGTCTCGTTAATGATACGAGTACAATCATTTACGACAAGAACAGCCAAGTGAAAAGCGTCATGGAACAAGTGGCCCTTTCTGCGGGAGAACTCGCCACCGGGGCAAATGAGATTTCCGAAGAAGTCGGAGATATGAGTGAATCCATCCGTGAGATCGAGAACAAGGTATCCTCCTACGCCGATTCCAGCCGACTAATGAACGAACGCTCCGAAGTTGCCCTGCAGCTCGTACAGCGCGGACAACAATCCGTAGAAACCCAGGCAGAGGGTACTCGCCGGACAGCAGAGGCAGCCTCCCATGTATCCTCGGCTATCGCCCGGTTGTCCGAAGCGGCAAGCGGCATCTCCGCCATTACGCGTACTATCTCTGACTTGGCTGAGCAGACCAACCTCCTCTCCCTGAATGCTTCCATAGAAGCAGCACGAGCTGGTGAGCATGGCAAGGGCTTCGCTGTAGTTGCACAGGAAGTGCGTAAGCTGGCAGAGGAATCAACTGCCTCGACCAAGGAAGTATTCAACCTCGTCAAAGGCATTGAGTCGGGGCTTAAGGACGCAACGGCCAATATGAAGATCAACGAGAAGGCGGTGGAACTGCAGTCCGAGATGCTTCAAGAGACAGAAGCCGTATTCAGCGAAATCGTATCCAGCATGCATTTTATCTCGGAGCAGATCCAACTGTTCGCCAAAGAAAGCGAGAGCATGCAGGACAATGCTCGCACCATCTCCTTGGCCATCGGCAATATCTCTGCCATCACTCAACAATCGGCAGCCGGTACGCAGCAGGTATCCTCATCCATGAACGGGCAGATCGACTCCATTCAGAGCGTCGTAGAGGAGACGGCCCGTATGCAACAGATGGCCTCTCAGCTTCAGCGGACGATTCAAATTTTCAAAATATAG
- a CDS encoding Small, acid-soluble spore protein, alpha/beta type produces MAGSRSNRLVVPGCQAALEQMKYEAAQALGIQIPQDGYYGNMATRDAGSLGGYITKRLVEIAEQQLSGNAGRMR; encoded by the coding sequence ATGGCAGGATCCCGCAGCAACAGACTGGTTGTCCCTGGCTGCCAAGCTGCTCTCGAGCAAATGAAATACGAGGCGGCTCAAGCGCTGGGCATTCAGATTCCACAAGACGGCTACTACGGTAACATGGCGACTCGTGACGCCGGTTCCCTGGGCGGATACATAACCAAACGCCTGGTTGAAATCGCTGAGCAACAGCTCTCCGGAAACGCAGGACGCATGCGCTAA
- a CDS encoding tryptophanyl-tRNA synthetase, which yields MKKVLSGIQPSGQLTLGNYIGAIKNFVQLQETHECYFMVVDLHAITVPQEPASLREQSQAIAALYLAAGIDPQRSAVYMQSHVRAHAELGWLLTTMTSIGELERMTQFKDKSAGKESVGAGLFLYPSLMAADILVYNADLVPVGDDQKQHLELTRDLAGRFNSRYGDFFTIPQPYIPEVGARIMSLDDVSKKMSKSNPNPGSFIALLDSPDVIRKKISRATTDSGREIRFDQTNKPEVSNLMGIYAQMSGLSLADVEAKFEGQGYGPFKKELAERVVDVLEPLQRRYHEIRSSGMLEDVLREGAAKAAGVADRTVEGVKEKMGFLKG from the coding sequence ATGAAAAAAGTGCTATCCGGTATCCAGCCGAGCGGCCAGCTTACATTAGGCAACTACATCGGAGCGATTAAAAATTTTGTTCAGCTGCAAGAAACCCATGAGTGTTACTTTATGGTTGTTGATCTGCATGCCATAACGGTACCGCAGGAGCCGGCTTCGCTGCGAGAGCAGTCCCAAGCAATAGCTGCGCTCTACTTGGCGGCGGGAATCGATCCGCAGCGCTCGGCGGTTTACATGCAATCACATGTGCGGGCACATGCCGAGCTGGGATGGTTGCTGACTACGATGACATCGATCGGTGAGCTGGAGCGAATGACACAGTTCAAAGACAAGTCCGCCGGCAAAGAATCGGTAGGGGCAGGCCTATTTCTCTATCCGTCGCTTATGGCGGCTGATATTCTCGTTTATAATGCGGACTTGGTGCCTGTCGGAGACGATCAGAAGCAGCATCTGGAGCTTACTCGCGATCTGGCTGGGCGCTTCAACAGTCGCTATGGTGATTTTTTCACCATTCCGCAGCCATATATTCCAGAGGTAGGGGCTCGCATCATGTCGCTGGATGACGTCTCCAAAAAAATGAGCAAAAGCAATCCGAATCCCGGCAGCTTCATCGCCTTACTGGATTCCCCGGATGTCATCCGTAAAAAAATTAGCCGCGCCACGACAGATTCTGGCCGTGAGATCAGGTTCGACCAAACGAACAAGCCTGAAGTAAGCAATCTGATGGGAATCTATGCGCAAATGTCGGGACTATCGCTTGCTGACGTTGAAGCTAAATTTGAAGGACAGGGCTACGGGCCGTTCAAAAAAGAATTGGCCGAGCGTGTAGTTGACGTGCTTGAGCCGCTTCAGCGTCGCTATCACGAGATCCGCAGCTCTGGAATGTTGGAGGATGTACTGCGCGAAGGGGCGGCCAAAGCTGCAGGAGTCGCTGACCGCACTGTTGAGGGTGTTAAAGAGAAAATGGGCTTCCTGAAGGGATAA
- a CDS encoding Small, acid-soluble spore protein, alpha/beta type, translated as MASNSGSNRLVVPGAKQALEQMKFEAAQSLGVQIPADGYYGNIATRDAGSLGGYITKKLVQIAEQQLSGNQR; from the coding sequence ATGGCAAGCAACAGCGGCAGCAACAGACTGGTCGTACCAGGTGCAAAACAAGCTCTGGAGCAAATGAAATTCGAAGCAGCACAAAGCCTAGGTGTACAAATTCCTGCTGACGGATACTACGGCAACATCGCAACTCGCGACGCAGGTTCGCTGGGTGGCTACATCACCAAGAAACTGGTGCAAATCGCCGAGCAACAACTGTCCGGAAACCAACGCTAA
- a CDS encoding inner membrane protein: MPGGMLLSKQTLLKKGGVQLDTGTHLVFGLGLAGLATVDPAVAASPALFGAVMTGTIIGSQAPDLDSFLRLKSNALYIKNHRGASHSLPAVLGWTAVITAAITWAWQGNIAWTHLALWVLLAVSVHVFSDCFNTYGTQAARPISPKWISWNIIHIFDPFLFISHTAALLLWAFGAAAPQIIFPILYLFIVLYYVWRTLEHKRVARSLPTLDPLASEDESYILIPTLRPNSWNVVKQLQDGAFRIGDLRKGKLTWNGFARCQEHPAIEQSKFDASVKAFLYFTSFSCSEVTEHSWGYEVRWFDVRYRYRKQYPFVAVVVMDLDYKTLGSYVGWLSDERLQKRLRMNTY; this comes from the coding sequence TTGCCCGGGGGAATGCTACTTTCAAAACAAACTCTGCTTAAAAAAGGAGGGGTTCAGCTGGATACGGGCACGCATCTGGTATTTGGTCTTGGACTTGCCGGCCTAGCCACCGTAGATCCGGCTGTGGCCGCCAGTCCAGCGCTATTCGGCGCCGTTATGACGGGCACAATCATCGGGTCCCAAGCTCCGGATCTCGATAGCTTTCTGAGACTGAAAAGCAATGCTCTTTACATTAAAAATCACCGTGGCGCTTCCCATTCTCTCCCGGCTGTACTGGGCTGGACTGCGGTTATAACAGCTGCCATCACGTGGGCGTGGCAAGGAAACATCGCTTGGACGCATTTGGCCTTATGGGTATTGCTGGCCGTCTCCGTTCATGTGTTCAGCGATTGCTTCAATACCTACGGAACACAAGCGGCACGACCAATCTCGCCAAAGTGGATCTCGTGGAACATCATTCACATTTTTGATCCCTTTCTGTTCATTAGCCATACCGCAGCCTTGCTGCTCTGGGCGTTTGGGGCGGCTGCTCCCCAGATTATCTTCCCGATTCTTTATTTGTTCATTGTACTTTATTATGTTTGGCGAACACTCGAGCATAAACGTGTAGCACGCTCACTGCCAACGCTTGATCCATTGGCATCCGAGGATGAGAGTTATATTTTGATCCCGACGTTGCGACCTAACAGTTGGAATGTCGTTAAGCAGCTACAAGATGGTGCTTTTCGAATCGGTGATCTTCGCAAAGGAAAACTTACCTGGAACGGCTTCGCCCGCTGCCAAGAGCATCCCGCCATTGAGCAGTCCAAATTTGATGCTTCCGTGAAGGCTTTCCTCTATTTCACGTCGTTCTCTTGCTCAGAGGTGACGGAGCATTCATGGGGCTACGAGGTTAGATGGTTTGATGTTCGTTATCGTTACCGCAAGCAGTATCCGTTCGTTGCCGTCGTTGTCATGGACCTTGATTATAAAACGCTTGGCTCCTATGTTGGCTGGCTTAGCGACGAGAGACTGCAAAAAAGGCTGCGCATGAACACCTATTGA
- a CDS encoding spore germination protein Q has product MSNTYDYRMYAQGGYPGMPMPYNPPMWANNAMMPSTMTMPSGVVAMPPAVPNGAVVTPQGGTIQTLPTEESYVENILRLNRGKMATFYMTYENNKEWNAKIFRGIIEAAGRDHIIISDPATGMRYLLLTLNLDYVTFDGPINYEYAFQGQMVTNTTPAM; this is encoded by the coding sequence ATGTCGAATACTTATGACTACCGCATGTACGCCCAAGGCGGCTATCCCGGAATGCCAATGCCTTACAATCCTCCAATGTGGGCCAACAACGCCATGATGCCTTCAACGATGACGATGCCAAGCGGCGTCGTTGCTATGCCTCCAGCCGTACCAAACGGAGCTGTCGTTACGCCGCAGGGCGGCACGATTCAGACTCTTCCTACCGAGGAATCCTATGTTGAAAACATCCTGCGGTTGAACCGCGGCAAGATGGCTACATTCTATATGACTTATGAAAACAACAAAGAATGGAACGCCAAAATCTTCCGCGGCATCATTGAAGCTGCCGGCCGTGACCACATTATCATCAGCGATCCCGCTACCGGGATGCGCTACCTGTTGCTCACACTCAACTTGGACTATGTGACCTTCGACGGCCCAATCAACTATGAGTACGCGTTCCAAGGTCAAATGGTCACTAACACAACTCCAGCAATGTGA
- a CDS encoding N-acetylmuramoyl-L-alanine amidase: MAIKTNSEDTKLLARLMRAEAEGEGELGMLMVGNVSVNRVLSNCLDFRNIRSIPDMVYQSPGGYEAVQKSYFYQKARDKEIRLAERVIKGERQHPASNALWFFRPSGGCPGTWYDQANTGRYKAHCFFAPTASDCPNVY; this comes from the coding sequence ATGGCGATCAAAACGAACTCCGAGGACACTAAACTGCTCGCCCGGCTAATGCGGGCGGAGGCAGAGGGCGAAGGCGAGCTCGGTATGCTCATGGTCGGTAATGTAAGCGTCAATCGCGTGCTTAGCAACTGCCTTGACTTTCGCAATATTCGTTCCATACCGGATATGGTGTATCAAAGTCCCGGTGGATATGAAGCCGTGCAAAAAAGCTATTTTTACCAGAAGGCCAGAGACAAAGAAATTCGGCTTGCAGAGCGGGTTATCAAAGGTGAACGGCAGCATCCGGCCAGCAATGCATTATGGTTCTTCCGTCCTTCCGGCGGATGCCCAGGAACATGGTATGACCAGGCCAACACAGGCCGCTATAAAGCGCATTGCTTCTTTGCTCCAACAGCATCAGACTGCCCGAATGTTTATTGA
- a CDS encoding protoheme IX farnesyltransferase, whose protein sequence is MLKDLIALTKPGIVRMNAFAAFGGFWVASRWSIDWMLLIWMLIGTSLTMASACVINNYWDRELDTRMERTKNRALPTGRISPGFVIAYGLLLGTAGLVLLFLMVNSLAGWLGLLGWFVYIVVYTIWLKRSSTWSTSIGGVSGAMPPVIGYCAVTGTVDAGAWILFALLFLWQPAHFWSLAIRRVEEYRAAGYPLLPVVKGIKRTKLQMIPYVLLLIPTVILMYAYGYTGQWFLWISGVLTIVWFVHTLFGMKAKSEEKTEKWAKTNFLISVNYLLVVFLLMIADTQRDANASGWITSLFP, encoded by the coding sequence GTGCTGAAAGACCTGATTGCACTTACAAAGCCGGGAATCGTTCGGATGAACGCTTTTGCAGCTTTTGGCGGATTTTGGGTAGCATCCCGCTGGAGTATCGATTGGATGCTGCTGATCTGGATGTTGATCGGAACTTCCTTAACTATGGCCTCGGCCTGCGTCATCAATAATTACTGGGATCGCGAACTGGATACGAGAATGGAACGTACCAAAAATCGCGCTCTGCCCACGGGACGCATCTCTCCCGGGTTTGTCATCGCTTACGGCTTGTTGCTGGGAACCGCTGGTCTCGTTTTGCTTTTCCTCATGGTTAACTCGCTGGCCGGTTGGCTCGGTCTGCTGGGCTGGTTCGTTTATATCGTGGTTTACACGATCTGGTTGAAACGCAGCTCCACTTGGAGCACGTCCATCGGAGGCGTCTCCGGGGCGATGCCGCCAGTCATCGGTTATTGTGCCGTGACCGGCACCGTGGATGCTGGCGCCTGGATTTTGTTCGCGCTGCTTTTTCTGTGGCAGCCTGCACATTTCTGGTCACTCGCCATCCGCAGGGTAGAAGAGTATCGTGCAGCTGGCTACCCGCTGCTCCCCGTCGTCAAGGGCATCAAGCGCACGAAGCTGCAAATGATCCCTTACGTGCTGCTGTTGATTCCAACCGTAATTTTGATGTACGCGTATGGTTACACCGGGCAGTGGTTCCTATGGATTAGCGGTGTTCTGACTATCGTATGGTTCGTCCATACGCTCTTCGGCATGAAAGCTAAGTCGGAGGAGAAGACGGAAAAATGGGCCAAGACGAACTTCCTTATCTCGGTCAACTATTTGCTCGTCGTTTTCCTGCTCATGATTGCGGATACGCAGCGTGATGCGAATGCTTCGGGCTGGATTACAAGTTTATTCCCGTGA
- a CDS encoding protein SCO1/2 codes for MPFVRKHAFKIALFALCALMGAYLLYTNYSESRSTVSMPIDKPAPAFTLQNVHDNNKEVSLKDSDGKVRLYYFYWANCPDVCPATTFILSKVQDQLKEAGLFGSKVEINSVTFDPERDTPEKIQAFAAKFNADTTGWKFLRNPDAAVSEKLVKDFGLSLMVDENKNYSHNDTISVVDQKGNIRKYITGGMNAELTPDEIAASIVEAVKALT; via the coding sequence ATGCCATTCGTTCGTAAACATGCGTTCAAAATAGCCCTTTTCGCGCTATGCGCGCTAATGGGAGCTTATCTGCTTTATACTAATTATTCCGAGAGCCGCAGCACAGTGTCTATGCCAATTGACAAGCCTGCACCGGCCTTTACGCTGCAAAATGTGCATGATAACAATAAGGAAGTTTCCCTTAAAGATTCCGACGGTAAGGTTCGCCTGTATTATTTCTATTGGGCTAACTGTCCAGATGTTTGCCCGGCGACGACGTTCATTCTGTCTAAGGTGCAGGATCAGCTCAAAGAGGCTGGGCTGTTTGGAAGCAAAGTGGAAATTAACTCGGTGACATTTGATCCAGAGCGGGATACACCAGAAAAGATCCAAGCATTCGCCGCCAAATTCAATGCGGACACAACAGGCTGGAAGTTCTTGCGCAATCCTGACGCTGCTGTTTCGGAGAAGCTTGTTAAGGACTTCGGGCTCTCGCTGATGGTGGACGAGAACAAAAACTACAGCCATAATGATACGATCTCGGTTGTAGACCAGAAGGGCAATATCCGCAAATACATTACCGGTGGTATGAACGCGGAGCTGACACCGGATGAGATCGCCGCTTCCATCGTAGAAGCGGTCAAAGCACTAACCTAG